Below is a window of Streptomyces sp. ITFR-16 DNA.
CCCCATGGCGAGCGTGATCCCGCCGATGTCCGTGGACTCGCCCAGATCGACGGTGACATGGTCGCCCTCGGCCGGTGCACCGTCGCTCCAGAACCAGGTGCCGTCGTCGCCGTCGAGCATCCGTGCGACGGTGTTGCTCCGATACGTGCCCAGGCTGGTGGAGGCGGTGGGCCGGCCGCTCACCCCGAGGATCCGGTCGTGTTCGGCGGTGGCCGCTTCGACGAACCCGTCCAGCACCCCGTCACCGACGAGGACCGGCACCTCACGCCCGTCGAGCCCGGTGTACGTGAACGACGTGGCGCGCTCGACCTGCGCGGGCAGCTGCTGCCTCAGCTCCCAGGCCCGCGCCCCCTGTCCCGCGCGGGCCGCCTCCACCATCCGCAGGGCGGTACGGGCCGCGGTCGCCCAGGACTCGGTGGCGTCCAGCCAGGGGCCCGCGTCGTCGAGGAAGCCGTGATCCGGCAGACCGGTGCGCAGCCGGGCGGGGGCCGCACCGAGGGAGGTGAGCACGGAAGTGAGCCGCTTCGCGTCACCGGAGGCCCAGTAGCGGGCGAACGCGGCGGCCAGTTCGGGCGCCTTGTCGGCGTTGAGCGCGGAGCTGTAGTTCACGTCGGCGAAGGCACGCAGCGCCCGCGCGGTGCGGGCGTCGCCGCCGGCGTACTCCTCGATCCCCCGGACCCAGGAGGTGCGGGGGTCGTACGCCTCGTCGTTCCAGGCGTAGTCCGCGACGGTGTACAGCGAGAGCTTCGAGGCGTACGGCTGGATCATCGGGTTGGCGGTGATCCCGGCGAGCCGCCCCGGCAGCCCCTTCTCGCGTCCGTTGAACGGGCCGAGCAGCAGCCGGTCGGTGGCGTAGTCGTTGACCGGGTAGTTGTCCCAGGTCAGGATCGGATGCCCGAACACCTCGCGGGCGGCGTCCGCCTGAGCGACCGTCATGGTCGGCGCGACCACGCCCACACCGGTCCACTCGACGAGCACATCCGGGTCGAGCTGCTCGGCCAGGGCCGTCTTGTACGGGGACGGGGCGACGTCGTAGTACTCGGTGGGGACCATCTGGAGCGGCTGGGCGCCGGGGTGGGTGGCGATGAACTCCTTGTCGACCCGGTTGAGCAGATACGCCTGGGCCGCGCCCGCGGCGCCGCCGCCGGTCCCCCACTTCGCCTTGTCGGCGTCGCAGTTCCAGTCGGTGTAGCTGATGTCGTCGAGCGGGACGGCGAAGGTGCGCACGCCGATGTCCCAGATGGTCCGGAACTTGTCGACCAGCGCCTTCGCGTCCTCCTCGGAGCTGTAGCAGACCGAGAGGCCGGGCGAGAGCGCGTAGGTGAACTCTACGTGCCGCCGGGCAGCCCGGTCGGCCAGCTCCTTGATCTGTGCCAACTGGTCGGCGGGGTAGGGATCGCGCCACTTCTCGCGGAGGTAGGTGTCGTCCTTGGGCGAGTACACGTAGATGTTCATCTTGTGCTCGCCGTAGTAGTCGAGCTGGTCGAGGCGGGCCGCGTGCGACCACGGGGTGCCGTAGAACCCCTCGATGACGCCGCGCAGCGCGGTACCGGGCCAGTCGCGCACCACGAGGCCGTCGATCCTCGCCCCCGGCCGGCTCCGCTTCGGCAGGATCTGGCGCAGGGTCTGGGCGGCGTAGTAGGTGCCGGTGGTGTCCTTGCCCGCGAGGACCACGCGGTTCGCCCCGATGCCGAGGACATAGCCTTCGGCGGGCAGCGCGGAGGGCCCTTCGATCTTCTGCGCGGCGAGGGCGCGCGCGTCGCCGACGTGGACGGTGAGCCCGGTCGCCGGCGGCCGGGCGGCGCGGACGACGCGCCGCACACCGGCCCCGCGCAGGGCGGCCTCCACCAGGTCGAGCGTCGGGTCGTCGGCCGTCTCCCCGGCGACCAGGGTGACGGTGGGGGTGAGCGTGATCCGGTCCGGGCGGTGGTTCACCGAGCGCGGGGTGGGGGTGATGGCCGGGGTGTCCTGGGCCGTGGCCGGGGTCCCGGTGGGGCTCCCGTCGGCCGCCCGGGCAGGCGGTCCGGCGGCCAGCAGTCCGCCGGCGAGCAGCGCGGCCGCGGCGGCGAGCGCGGTGAGACGGGGTGGGCGAGGCGTCACAGATCCTCCATGGGTCACTCAAGTCACCGGAGTCGCGCAGCACAACGAACCCGAATGCAACATCTTGGCGCTGCCATGTCAATGGTCTGGACAACATCAGTGCGTGGACCTGGTCTTTTGCCTTCGGAAGCGGTACTCATGCGCCCATGACGGAGAGCGCGGAGCACACACAGAACACGGGCACCCCGGGGCTGCCCGCCCCTCCCCCGCTGGGAGCGAGCGCGTTGCCCGCCGGCACCTACGGCGGGTCCGTGGTGCTGGTGACGGGCGGCGGCTCGGGCCTCGGGAAGGCGATCGCGGCGGAATTCGCCCGGCTGGGGGCTGACTTGATGATCGTCGGCCGCAACGCAGGCCGGCTCGCCTCGGCGGCGGCCGAACTCGCGGACCTGACCACCGGCCGCGTCGAGACCGCCACGGCCGACATCCGGGACCCGGACAGGGTCGCGGAGGTGTTCGACGCGACCGAGGACCGACTGGGGCCGCCGGATGTGCTGATCAACAACGCGGCGGCCAACTTCCCCTCCCCCGCCGAGGACTTGTCGCCGAACGCGTGGCGGGCGGTGCTCGACATCACCCTGACGGGCACCTGGTTCATGACCCGCGCGTTCGGGCGCGGCCACCTGGCGGCGGGCACGGCAGGCTCGATCGTGTGCGTCGGGGCCTCGTACGCCTGGACCGGCGGCCCCGGCTACGCCCACTCGGCCGCCGCCAAGGCCGGGGTGAAGAACCTCGTCGAGACGCTGGCCGTGGAGTGGGGCCCGTACGGCATCCGGGTCAACGGCCTGGTGCCCGGCCTGATGCCGCACGAGGACATGAGCGGCGACATCCGGGGCCACCTCGACCGGGCCGCGCCGGACGGCCGGGAACTCGACGTACGACAGCCCGCGCTCCGGGTGGGGCTGCCGCGCGAACTGGGCTGGGCGGCGACCTTCCTCGCCTCGCCGTACGCGGGGTTCGTCTCCGGCCACTCCCTGGTGGTCGACGGGGCCAACTGGCAGCGACGCTCCCTGGTTGCACCGCCCGTGGTGCCGGTACGCGAACAGCTGGGGTGCGCCCCGTTCACCCTCCCCGGCCCCGGCGGGCCCCACGACACGCCCTAGGTGCCGTCGAAGCGGGGCGGGCGGCGGGCCGCCTTGGCGGCGTACCCTTCGGCGGCGTCCCCCGAGGTGAGGGTGAGGGCTGCGGCCAGGGCCGTGCGGTCGAGCGCCTGCGCGAGTCCGGCGTCCGCGAACGCGTCCACCGAGCGCTTGATGTGGCGCACGGCCAGCGGCGCCTGGGCGGCGACGGCCTCGGCCACGGAGCGGGCGGTGCGCTCCAGTTCGGCGAGGGGGGTGACGGCCTGGAGCAGCCCGATCCGCTCGGCCGTCGCCGCGTCGATCCGGCGGCCGGTCAGCGCGAGGTACTTCGCCCAGCCCGCCCCCGCCTCGCGGGCGATCCGCATGTCCCCGCCGGCGTCGACCGCGACCCCGATCCCGGCCTCCGGCAGCGCGAACACGGCGTCGTCGGCGGCGATCCGGATGTCCGCCATCAGCGCCAGCTCGAAACCGAAGCCCAGGCAGTAGCCCTGCACAGCGGCGACCACGGGCTGCGGCAGACCGGCGAACGCGGCGAAGCGCTCGTGCGCCCAGCGGATGCCCTCGTAGTAGCGCTGGGTGCGTTCGGCCGGCGAGCGGCCCGTGATGCCGCCGCCGGGCGCGGTGACGTCGATCCCGGCGCAGAAGGCCCTGCCCTCGCCGCGCAGCAGGACCACCCGCACCGTGTCGTCGAAGCGGAGCCGGTCGGCCATGATGCCGAGCTGCCGGGTGGACTCCCAGCTCCAGCCGTTGAGCTGCTCCGGCCGGCAGAGCGTCAGCACACCGACGCCGTTCCCGGTCCGGAGCGTGATCCGCTCCCGCCCCTGCGGAATGTCCTGGTCGAGGATGTCGAGCACGGCCGCCCCCACTCGCAACTGACGCTTCGTCACAGATTGCTGCGCGGCACAGCGTACGGCGGGCGGCCCGCGAGGAGCCAGGGCCCCTCCGGGCTCAGCGGGAGAACAGCTCGAAGGTGACGGCCGGGCGGCCCCCGAACCGCTCGGCGGCCGCCTCGGCGTTCCCGGTGAGGAAGGCGCGGCAGTACGCCTCGGGGTCCTCGTCCGTGAGCACCTCGATGTACGTGCGGTGGGCGAGGAGCGACTGTACGGACCGTTCGAGTCCGGGCGTCGCGTCGACGGCGTGCGTGGGCGTGGACGACCCGGCCACGGCCACCCAGCGCACGCCGTCCCACGGTTCGAGGCCCTGCTCGGTCAGCTCGGGGAAGATCCAGCGGTTGCCCGCGTCGGCGGCCGCGTCCAGGGCTGCCCGGCCGACGGCACGGTGGTCGGGGGTGTTCCAGGCGACCCCGCCCCAGGTGTCACGGTGGTTGAGCGTGATCACCAGCTCGGGCCGGAAGCGGCGGATGCCCGCGGCGATGTCGCGGCGCAGTGCGGGGCCGTACTCGATGACCCCGTCGCGGTGGTCCAGGAACTCGACGTGGGAGACCCCGACGGCCGCCGCACTGGCCCGCTGCTCCCGCTCGCGCAGCGGCGCGCAGGTCTCCGGGTCGAGGGTGTCGATGCCCGCCTCGCCCCGGGTCGCCAGCAGATAGCCGACGTCACGGCCGGCGTCGGTCCAGCCGGCGACGGCTGCCGCGCAGCCGTACTCCAGGTCGTCGGGGTGCGCCACGACGGCCAGGGCGCGCCGCCAGTCCTCGGGCATGGGCGTCAGCTGCTCGGTCATGTCGGCAGGCTAACCGGCCGGGAGGCGTCGGGCGCCGTGTCGCGGACGCCGCGCGGGGCCCGTGCGCAGGGCGGCTCGGGTGCGGACTCAGGCCAGTGAGAGGAAGAGCTTCTCCAGGCGGGCCCGCATCAGGTCCCGGTCGGCGGGCTCTCCCGCCCCGTCGGCCACACAGTGCTGGAGGCCCGTGGCGATGATCGCGAAGCCGGCCCGGTCGAGCGCCCGCGAGACGGCCGCCATCTGGGTGATGACGTCCTCGCAGTCGCGGCCCTCCTCGATCATCCTGATGACCCCGGTGAGCTGGCCCTGGGCGCGGCGCAGGCGGTTGAGCACCGACTTGAGTTCATCGGCCGCCATGTCGAGCTCCACAGAACCTCCCTTTTATACCCCAGGGGGTATTCTAGCCCGTCCGGGGCAGGAGAGCGCGTGTCTCTGCCTCACTCCCGGTGAACGAAAGGAAACACTGCTCGTGACCAGCCCCGTATCCCTCTCCCCCACCCAGGCCGCGGCCCGGCTCGCGGAGTTCACCGTGATCGACGTGCGCGCTCCCGGCGAGTACGCCTCGGGGCACGTCCCCGGCGCGCTGAACATCCCGCTCGACCGCCTCTCCGAGGCGGTGCCCGCTCTGAAGTCCGCCTCCGCCCGGGGCTCCCTGCTCGTGGTGTGCGCCTCCGGCGTCCGCTCCACGCGGGCCTGCGACATCCTCTCGGCGGCCGACATCGAGGCCGTCACACTGTCCGGAGGCACCTCCGCCTGGGAGGGCGAGGGCCATGACCTGGACCGCCCCGAGGGCGGCCGGGCCACCTGGCCCATGGAACGCCAGGTGCGGCTGGCCGCCGGATCGCTCGTGGTGGCCGGTCTGCTGGCGGGGGTCCGCTATCCGGCCGCGCGCTGGCTGTCCGCGGGCATCGGGTCCGGTCTCGTCTTCTCCGCGGTCACCAACACCTGCGGCATGGCGGCGGTCCTGTCGAAGCTCCCGTACAACCGCGCCCCGCACGCCGCGACGAATCTGGACGAGACGCTGGACGCCCTCCAGGGCTGAGGCAGCGAAAGAGACGGGAGCCGGTCGCACCGCCCGGTGCGACCGGCTCCCGCGTGCTCGGGCTCAGACCTCGTCACGCACCAGGGCGAGCAGCCGGTCCAGCACCCGGGGACCGCCCGCGCGCAGCCCGTCGTGCTCGAACTCGTTCGTCACCCAGGTGCGCAGCCCCCGGATCGCGGCGGCCGTGCGCAGCGCGTGCGCGGTGTCCACGTACATGTCGTCGTGGTAGACGGCGGCCGCCACCGGGACCTCGTTGGCCGCGAGGCGCTCGGGGTCGTACAGCGGCTCCCAGCCGCCGCGGGTGGCCAGCAGTTCCGCCGTCTCGCGCAGCGGGCGCAGCGCCGGGTCGACGTCGAAGTGCCAGGGGTGGATCGTCTCGCCCGTGAACAGCACCGGCCCCTCGCCCTTGAGCGCGGTCGCCGCGTCGAACTGGGGGAACTCGGCGCGGACCCGCTCGGCCGCCCATCCAGTGGGGCGTTCGCCCTGGCCGTAGATGGCCTCGTGCAGCAGCGCGTACAGCGGGTGCCCGGCGAACGAGGTCGCGGCGCGCATGGCCTCCGTGAAGGTGTCGGAGAGCTCGGTGCCGTGCGGCGTGGCGACGAAGGCGTTCTCCAGCAGGTAGTGGAGCTGATGGCTGCCGCTGCCGCCGCCGAGCAGGATGCCGAGGGACTGGAAACCCTCCGGAGTAAGCCGGTGTCCGGCGCTCTCCGGGCGGTGTTCCGCGAGGTGGGCGGCGACGGCCCGGGCGCGCTCGACGTCCTGCGGATAGCGGGCGTAGTGCGCGGCGACCTTCCGTTCGATCCTCGGGTAAGCGGCCCGGTAGACGTCGTCCGCGTGGGCGTCGAGGGAGGGCAGCCCGCCGGTGATCAGGACCGTGCTGAGGCCCTCGGGGGCGGCCGAGAGATAGCGGACGGCGCAGAAGCCGCCGAAGGACTGGCCGAGGACGGTCCAGGGCGCGCCGCCGGTCAGCTGCGGGCGGATCACCTCGCAGTCGCGGACGATGTTGTCGGACCGAAAGTGCGCCAGGTAGTCGGCCTGCTCGCGGGGCCCGCCGCGCAGCGGGAGCGTCTGCCGGCCGGCCGGGGTGGACAGCCCGGTGCCGCGCTGGTCGAGAAGGAGCACCCGGAACTCCTCGACGGCCCTGCCGAGCCAGGCCTCCGCGCCGGTGAAGCGGCGGGCGCCGAAGCCGGGTCCGCCCTCCAGATACAGCAGCCAGGGCAGTTCCTCGCCGGCCCGGGAGGCGGCCACCACCTCACGGCCGAAGATCTCGATCTGCTCACCGCCGGGGTCGGTGTGGTCGAGCGGCACGGTGAAGTGACGGTCGGTGAGGACGAGACCGGGCTGGCGGAAGCTGTTCACGGGGGCTCCTGGATCGATGGTTCCCGGACAGTTCAGCACATCCCCGTGACCCGGACAGTCCCGGCCCGTGTGCGGCGGGGCCGGGTGGCTCCTACCGTGCAGTCATGATCCGGTTCGAGCAGGTCGGCAAGGTCTATCCGGACGGCACGACCGCGGTCCACGAGCTGTCCTTCGAGGTCGCCGAGGGGGAACTCGTCACCCTCGTCGGGCCTTCGGGCTGCGGCAAGACCACGACGATGATGATGGTGAACCGGCTGATCGAGCCGAC
It encodes the following:
- a CDS encoding beta-N-acetylglucosaminidase domain-containing protein codes for the protein MTPRPPRLTALAAAAALLAGGLLAAGPPARAADGSPTGTPATAQDTPAITPTPRSVNHRPDRITLTPTVTLVAGETADDPTLDLVEAALRGAGVRRVVRAARPPATGLTVHVGDARALAAQKIEGPSALPAEGYVLGIGANRVVLAGKDTTGTYYAAQTLRQILPKRSRPGARIDGLVVRDWPGTALRGVIEGFYGTPWSHAARLDQLDYYGEHKMNIYVYSPKDDTYLREKWRDPYPADQLAQIKELADRAARRHVEFTYALSPGLSVCYSSEEDAKALVDKFRTIWDIGVRTFAVPLDDISYTDWNCDADKAKWGTGGGAAGAAQAYLLNRVDKEFIATHPGAQPLQMVPTEYYDVAPSPYKTALAEQLDPDVLVEWTGVGVVAPTMTVAQADAAREVFGHPILTWDNYPVNDYATDRLLLGPFNGREKGLPGRLAGITANPMIQPYASKLSLYTVADYAWNDEAYDPRTSWVRGIEEYAGGDARTARALRAFADVNYSSALNADKAPELAAAFARYWASGDAKRLTSVLTSLGAAPARLRTGLPDHGFLDDAGPWLDATESWATAARTALRMVEAARAGQGARAWELRQQLPAQVERATSFTYTGLDGREVPVLVGDGVLDGFVEAATAEHDRILGVSGRPTASTSLGTYRSNTVARMLDGDDGTWFWSDGAPAEGDHVTVDLGESTDIGGITLAMGKPGSTEDYLHAGVLEYSADGTRWHRLTDFSGRADVTATPLAGTKARYVRARATAGQTSWVVVREFHVTTTRAAVAGNPPAATGSALDSAADGDPATVYRAARAPEAGEALEIALGAARAVGSVTVLRPAGAEGAADIQLRSADGDWRTAGKLGGPYTRIGTPGRTADAVRLVWRAGSPAPGIAEVVVGK
- a CDS encoding SDR family oxidoreductase → MTESAEHTQNTGTPGLPAPPPLGASALPAGTYGGSVVLVTGGGSGLGKAIAAEFARLGADLMIVGRNAGRLASAAAELADLTTGRVETATADIRDPDRVAEVFDATEDRLGPPDVLINNAAANFPSPAEDLSPNAWRAVLDITLTGTWFMTRAFGRGHLAAGTAGSIVCVGASYAWTGGPGYAHSAAAKAGVKNLVETLAVEWGPYGIRVNGLVPGLMPHEDMSGDIRGHLDRAAPDGRELDVRQPALRVGLPRELGWAATFLASPYAGFVSGHSLVVDGANWQRRSLVAPPVVPVREQLGCAPFTLPGPGGPHDTP
- a CDS encoding enoyl-CoA hydratase/isomerase family protein encodes the protein MTKRQLRVGAAVLDILDQDIPQGRERITLRTGNGVGVLTLCRPEQLNGWSWESTRQLGIMADRLRFDDTVRVVLLRGEGRAFCAGIDVTAPGGGITGRSPAERTQRYYEGIRWAHERFAAFAGLPQPVVAAVQGYCLGFGFELALMADIRIAADDAVFALPEAGIGVAVDAGGDMRIAREAGAGWAKYLALTGRRIDAATAERIGLLQAVTPLAELERTARSVAEAVAAQAPLAVRHIKRSVDAFADAGLAQALDRTALAAALTLTSGDAAEGYAAKAARRPPRFDGT
- a CDS encoding PIG-L deacetylase family protein; protein product: MTEQLTPMPEDWRRALAVVAHPDDLEYGCAAAVAGWTDAGRDVGYLLATRGEAGIDTLDPETCAPLREREQRASAAAVGVSHVEFLDHRDGVIEYGPALRRDIAAGIRRFRPELVITLNHRDTWGGVAWNTPDHRAVGRAALDAAADAGNRWIFPELTEQGLEPWDGVRWVAVAGSSTPTHAVDATPGLERSVQSLLAHRTYIEVLTDEDPEAYCRAFLTGNAEAAAERFGGRPAVTFELFSR
- a CDS encoding metal-sensitive transcriptional regulator, which codes for MELDMAADELKSVLNRLRRAQGQLTGVIRMIEEGRDCEDVITQMAAVSRALDRAGFAIIATGLQHCVADGAGEPADRDLMRARLEKLFLSLA
- a CDS encoding rhodanese-like domain-containing protein → MTSPVSLSPTQAAARLAEFTVIDVRAPGEYASGHVPGALNIPLDRLSEAVPALKSASARGSLLVVCASGVRSTRACDILSAADIEAVTLSGGTSAWEGEGHDLDRPEGGRATWPMERQVRLAAGSLVVAGLLAGVRYPAARWLSAGIGSGLVFSAVTNTCGMAAVLSKLPYNRAPHAATNLDETLDALQG
- a CDS encoding alpha/beta fold hydrolase; translation: MNSFRQPGLVLTDRHFTVPLDHTDPGGEQIEIFGREVVAASRAGEELPWLLYLEGGPGFGARRFTGAEAWLGRAVEEFRVLLLDQRGTGLSTPAGRQTLPLRGGPREQADYLAHFRSDNIVRDCEVIRPQLTGGAPWTVLGQSFGGFCAVRYLSAAPEGLSTVLITGGLPSLDAHADDVYRAAYPRIERKVAAHYARYPQDVERARAVAAHLAEHRPESAGHRLTPEGFQSLGILLGGGSGSHQLHYLLENAFVATPHGTELSDTFTEAMRAATSFAGHPLYALLHEAIYGQGERPTGWAAERVRAEFPQFDAATALKGEGPVLFTGETIHPWHFDVDPALRPLRETAELLATRGGWEPLYDPERLAANEVPVAAAVYHDDMYVDTAHALRTAAAIRGLRTWVTNEFEHDGLRAGGPRVLDRLLALVRDEV